A stretch of DNA from Phycisphaerales bacterium:
CGGGGAACTTGGCAGAGAGACCGGGCTCCATGATCGGCGACTCGGCGACGAAGCACGCGGTCATCCCGCCGTCGGGGTGCGGCAACTCGACCATGAGGCCGTACGCCGTGAGGTCCTCGCCGACGCGCTCCATCGGCGCACCGGCGAGATCGCGCGAGAGCGCGCCCGGCTCCACCCGCGCCAGGTTCCCGCGCGTCGGGCGCGGCCCCGGCACGTGCACGCGCTCGTCCACCGATGGCGGCTGGTGCATCACCGTGAACGCAGGCTGCCCAACTGCCACGCCCGTCAGAGCACTGACCAACGCAAGGGCGAAGAGCTTCATGACACCCCTTTCGCGGGGGCTACGCCCGCTGCTTCACGATACACGGGAAGGCGCCTTTTCAACAGCCGATTTCGGGCCTCCGACGACGCTCACGGGGTGTGCCGCGGACTACTTTTTCCGCTTCTTGAACTTGTCCTTGATGCTCGGGGTCGCGGTGCTGCCGCGGTTGCGGATGCTGGGGAGGCCCTGCATGCCCGGCAGCTGCGAGAGGCCGTCCTTGCCCATCCCCTTCACCGCCTTCACGCGGTCGGCGGCCGACATGCTGGCCATGCTCTTGGTGAGCTTGCTGACCATGTCGAACTGCTTGACCATCGCCCCGACCTCTTCCTGCTGCGTGCCGCTGCCGGTGGCGATGCGGCGACGGCGCGGGTTGTTGATCAGGCTGGGGGTCGCCCGCTCCTTCTTCGTCATCGACGAGATCATCGCCTCGACCTTGTCGAGCTGCTTGTCCTCGACGTGGACGTCCTTCATCATCTGGCCCACGCCCGGCAGCAGGCCCAGCAGCTGCTTCATGGGCCCCATCCGCCGCAGCGTCTTGAGCTGCGACAGAAAGTCGTCCATGGTCATCTCGCCCTTGGCCATCTTCTCCTGGAGGGCCTCGGCCTCTTCCTGGCTGACCTGCTCCTGCGCCTTCTCCACCAGCGAGACGACGTCGCCCATGCCCAGGATGCGGCCCGCCACGCGCTCGGCGTGGAACTCCTCGAGCGCGTCGAGCTTCTCGCCCACGCCCACGAACTTGATGGGCGCGCCGGTGACCTGCTTGACGGAGAGGGCCGCGCCGCCGCGGGTGTCGCTGTCGAACTTGGTCAGCACGATGCCGTCTACGTGCAGTCGCGTGTTGAAGGCCTTGGCCGAGTTGACCGCGTCCTGGCCGGTCATCGCGTCGACGACGAGGAAGATGTGGTGCGGCTGGAGCAGGTTCTTGATCTGCGTCAGCTCGCCCATCAGCTCGTCATTGACGTGGAGGCGCCCGGCGGTGTCGAGCACGAGCACGTCCACGCCCTGCTTGCGGGCCGCCTCGAGCGCCCGCTGGCACACCTGCACCGCCACGCCCACGGCCTTGCCGTAGGCCGCGACCTTGTCGGGCTCGCTGTAGAACGTGACGCGGGCGCCGCCGCCCATCTCGCTCTGGACCTGGTTGGCGATGGTCTGCAGCTGGTCGACGGCCGCGGGGCGCTGGAGGTCGGCCGCGGCGAGCATGACGCTGCGCCCGCGCTTCTTGAGGTACCCCGCGAGCTTGCCGCAGGTGGTGGTCTTTCCCGAGCCCTGCAGGCCGCACATCATGACGATGGTCGGCCCGGGGCTGACCTTCATGATCGCGGGCTCGACGGCGAGCTGGATGGGCTTGGGCGGCGTGCCCTTCTGCGCCGCCTCGGCCGCGCCCTGGAGCAGCTCGGCAAGCTTGGCGGAGTCCTCGGGCGAGCCGCCCAGCAGCTCCACGAGCTTGTCGTGGACGATGCCGATCATCTCCTGGCCGGGCTTGAGGCTCTTGGTCACCTCGCGCCCGACGGACTCGCGCAGCACCTCGTCGATGAAGGTGTTGACCACCTCGAGGTGGACGTCGGCCTCGAGCAGCGCGGTGCGGACGTCGGCGAGCGCGTCCTTGACGTTGGACTCGGAGATGTTGGCCTGGCCCGAGAGCTTGCGGAACAGGCCGTTGAAGGTGTCGGTGAGGCGGTCGAACATGCGGGACCTCGCGTAGCGGGAGGGTGGAAGTGCCAACCCCTCCCTTGCCCTCCCGATGGGGGAAGGGACAGGAAGTCAGTGCTGTGACCGCAGCGGGCGAGTGTATGCATTCCTCGCGCCTTGCAAGGCCGCTAGCTGGAGTTGTTGATTTCGGTGGAGATGTCGGTGATGCGCCATGGGGCGTGCTCGTCGTCGCGTTTGAGGGTGACGTGGGCGCGGACCTGGAGCTGGCGGTAGCGGATGAGGTACATCCGCTCGATGTGGGAGAGCTTGTCGGTGTGGGTGGTGCGGCGCTGGACCTGCACGATCTCGGCGATGAGGTGCGAGTCGGAGATGGGGTCGAGGTACTGGGCGAACTCGACGGGGTCGGTGGGGACCTCGGTGGTGTTGATGGTGGCGCCGGGGGCGAGGTAGCGGTGGAGGGAGAGGGCCGCGGCGAGGCGGCCTTTTTTGTTGGTGGGGCGCTGGCGGATGAAGTTGCGCTCGAGGTGGAGGAGGAGGGACTGGGGGTTGGGGAAGTGGGGGAGGGGGTCGGGGATGGGGGCTGAAGTGGAGGAGTGGAGGAGAGGGGGAGTGGAGGAGGTGGGATTTTGGATGTGGGATGTGGGGGTGGGTGTGGAGCCGGGGACGGGGGCGGGTACTTGGGAGTCGAGCGAACCGACACCACGTGCTTCGGCGGGGAGGAGGTTCGAGGATGGGCCGACGCGGGGGGCGGGCTCAAGGGGTTTCAAGGCAGCCGCCGCGGAGCGGCGGGGTACCCAGGTAGGAGGGAGTGGGGTGGAGTAGCGGAGGATGAGGTTGCAGGCGCGGCGTTGCTCGATGGGGTTGGTGCTGGACTTGTTGAGCTCCTCGAGTTGCTTGATGGCGTTGATGCGGGAGTCGGCGGTGGTGGCGAGGATGCGGGTGTTGACCTGCGCGAGCTGGAACTGCTGGTAGGTGGCGAGGCGGCGCTGGGACTGCTCGGTGGCGAGGAGGTCGAGGACCTGGTGGAGGGGGACCTGGGCCTGGGCGGCCGTGGCTTCGACGTTGAGGTGGTTGGTGAGGAGGAGGGTGAAGAGGTGGTCGGGGGAGATGTCGGATGTCGGAGGTGCGATGTCGGATGTGGGGGAGGGAGGCGAGGAGATCTGGGATGTTGGATTTGGGATTTCGGATGTGGAGGAGTTCGGAGTGGCTGCGAGGAGTGCAGAGGTGGGAAGAGGAGCGTCTAATGCGGCGGGTGCTTCAGGAGCGCGCGTGTCGCTCGCCAACCTCTCCCCAGCCCTCTCCCCACGGGAGAGGGGGTCGGAGGGGGATTCGGGCGGGGTTGTGGGCGCGTCGGCGACCATGACAGGAGCCTAACGCGGCCGTGATGGGTGTCGAGGGGGGAAGTGGGTATGACCACGATTTTGCGCACAGACGTCGCCGATGGGTGCGCAAGTGGTTGGGGGAGTGGGAGATGGTTTTTGATGGCCGGTTTGATGGGGCCCATGCAGCACTGATTGCTGCGGGGGTGGGCTGAGGGGTGGTCACTGTGGGCGGCCATCAGTGGCACCCGGCGGGCACGATCATGAAGCATGATCGTGGCACGGTGGGGGGGTCAGGGCTGGCCGGTGTTGATTTCGCGGCCGCCGAAGTCCACGCCGCGGAGGCCGCCGCGGGTGTAGCGGTAGAAGCCGAAGACGGGCTCGGTGGCGGCGCCGGTGACGGTCCTGGGCTCCCAGGCGTCGGGGCGGTAGGAGTACTGGTAGCCGTTGGGGCTGGCGGGGGCCCAGGGGTCCCAGCCGCGGTTGGCGTCCTTGTTGTTGCGGTAGGAGACGGAGCCGTCGAAGAAGAGGAGGTTGGCTTTGGCGCCCGCGGTGGCGTAGTAGGTGTGGCGCTTCTCGTGGCGGGCGTGGCCCTCGTGGAGGAAGACCTTCATGGAGGGGAAGACGACGCTGGTGAGCTTCTGCTGGCGGAGGCGCCAGGTGTCGAGTGAGTGGAAGAAGAAGTGATTGTCGGCCATGTTGCGCATGCGGTGCTGCACGTCGGGGCCGGTCTGCATCGGTGAGGACTGGAGGCCGTCGTAGGCCGAGATGGTGACCTCGTATGAGGAGGAGAAGGCCCAGCGCATGTCGCGGTCGTTGTCGGGCATGGGGGTGCCCACGGCCGAGGGGTAGGGACGGGCGAGGCCGGCTTTGAAGGCTTGGAGGTCTTTGGCCCAGTTCAGGCGGACAGTGTCTTCGGGGCAGGTGTAGATAGGCTCGGGGAGGCGGAGCGCGAGGTAGTCGAAGAGGACGAAGTGGGAGTAGAGGATCTGCGGGATGAGCCCTGCATTGGTCGCAGTCTCGCGGTTCATGGGGAAGCCGGTGAGGCGGCGGAAGGCATCCACCCACTGGTTGCGCTGGGCGTCGATGTCGTTGCCCGCCGTCTGCAGGTCGGCGAAGCGTGACTGGCGGGTGTCGCCCACCTTCCACGACCAGTTCCAGATGAAGTCCTTGTGCTCGT
This window harbors:
- a CDS encoding prepilin-type N-terminal cleavage/methylation domain-containing protein, which produces MPRRAFTLIELLVVIAIIALLISILLPALAHARKSGRNLKCATQLKQLGVSTNSYAHEHKDFIWNWSWKVGDTRQSRFADLQTAGNDIDAQRNQWVDAFRRLTGFPMNRETATNAGLIPQILYSHFVLFDYLALRLPEPIYTCPEDTVRLNWAKDLQAFKAGLARPYPSAVGTPMPDNDRDMRWAFSSSYEVTISAYDGLQSSPMQTGPDVQHRMRNMADNHFFFHSLDTWRLRQQKLTSVVFPSMKVFLHEGHARHEKRHTYYATAGAKANLLFFDGSVSYRNNKDANRGWDPWAPASPNGYQYSYRPDAWEPRTVTGAATEPVFGFYRYTRGGLRGVDFGGREINTGQP
- a CDS encoding signal recognition particle protein, with amino-acid sequence MFDRLTDTFNGLFRKLSGQANISESNVKDALADVRTALLEADVHLEVVNTFIDEVLRESVGREVTKSLKPGQEMIGIVHDKLVELLGGSPEDSAKLAELLQGAAEAAQKGTPPKPIQLAVEPAIMKVSPGPTIVMMCGLQGSGKTTTCGKLAGYLKKRGRSVMLAAADLQRPAAVDQLQTIANQVQSEMGGGARVTFYSEPDKVAAYGKAVGVAVQVCQRALEAARKQGVDVLVLDTAGRLHVNDELMGELTQIKNLLQPHHIFLVVDAMTGQDAVNSAKAFNTRLHVDGIVLTKFDSDTRGGAALSVKQVTGAPIKFVGVGEKLDALEEFHAERVAGRILGMGDVVSLVEKAQEQVSQEEAEALQEKMAKGEMTMDDFLSQLKTLRRMGPMKQLLGLLPGVGQMMKDVHVEDKQLDKVEAMISSMTKKERATPSLINNPRRRRIATGSGTQQEEVGAMVKQFDMVSKLTKSMASMSAADRVKAVKGMGKDGLSQLPGMQGLPSIRNRGSTATPSIKDKFKKRKK